One segment of Takifugu rubripes chromosome 5, fTakRub1.2, whole genome shotgun sequence DNA contains the following:
- the LOC101071343 gene encoding acyl carrier protein, mitochondrial: MASRILQQCVRSIGRPSLRLSSCNLVVRAAVAPVAAIHRPLSVAVDSRRTRWLGQSQIPSGGLLYRQYGDLPPLTLENIKDRVMYVLKLYDKISPEKLQTSSHFMRDLGLDSLDQVEIIMAMEDEFGFEIPDAEAEKLMSPEEIVQYIADKKDVYE; encoded by the exons ATGGCGTCTCGTATCCTACAGCAGTGCGTCCGCTCGATCGGCCGGCCCTCGCTAAGGCTTTCTTCCTGTAACCTGGTGGTCAGAGCTGCCGTCGCTCCGGTAGCAGCCATCCACCGACCCCTATCAGTCGCTGTAGACAGCCGGAGGACGCGGTGGCTCGGACAGAGCCAG ATCCCTTCGGGAGGATTGTTGTACCGACAATATGGTGACCTGCCGCCCCTCACTCTAGAGAACATCAAAGACCGCGTCATGTACGTCCTCAAGCTCTACGACAAGATCAGCCCAGAGAAG ctgcagACATCCTCCCACTTCATGAGAGACCTGGGCCTGGACAGCTTAGACCAGGTAGAGATCATCATGGCGATGGAGGATGAGTTCG GTTTTGAGATCCCAGATGCAGAAGCAGAGAAGTTGATGAGTCCTGAGGAGATTGTACAATATATTGCAGACAAGAAAGACGTTTATGAATAA
- the hapstr1a gene encoding HUWE1-associated protein modifying stress responses 1 — translation MEEKKEEGDSEIQEHGPEHWFSKWERQCLAEAEQRELSEEEVDNDQDKLWHLFQNSATAVAQLYKDRVCHQQGLSLWVPFQNSATALTNLYKESVEAHQRSFDRGIQIGHQRRNKDMLAWVKKRRRTIRREDLISFLCGKAPPHRSSRANPRLTMVAPSRANSPAETGSSVEADLQPFREAIALHGLSGAMASISVRSGAPGSPTHVSGSSSTGGGGGGSSSAVPTCRSRRNGLQDVDLNTFISEEMALHLDSTGSASAGGGGARKRNSTQCSDVITDSPTHKRNRLI, via the exons atggaggagaagaaggaagagggggaTTCGGAGATACAGGAACACGGACCCGAGCACTGGTTCTCAAAATGGGAGCGGCAGTGTTTGGCCGAAGCGGAGCAAAGGGAGCTAAGCGAGGAGGAGGTCGACAACGACCAGGATAAACTGTGGCACCTCTTCCAGAACTCTGCCACAGCTGTGGCTCAATTGTACAAAG ATCGGGTATGCCATCAGCAGGGTCTGTCATTGTGGGTGCCATTTCAGAACTCCGCTACTGCACTTACCAACCTCTACAAAG AGAGCGTGGAGGCACATCAGAGAAGTTTTGATCGTGGCATTCAGATAGGCCATCAGCGCCGTAATAAG GACATGTTGGCCTGGGTGAAGAAGCGGCGAAGAACGATCCGCAGGGAGGACCTCATCAGCTTTTTATGTGGCAAAGCACCACCGCACAGAAGTAGCAGGGCGAACCCCCGCTTGACCATGGTGGCCCCCAGTCGGGCCAACTCGCCAGCTGAGACCGGCTCGTCTGTGGAAGCGGACCTGCAGCCCTTCAGGGAGGCCATAGCACTGCACG GTCTGAGTGGGGCCATGGCGAGCATCAGCGTGCGCTCCGGCGCTCCCGGGTCGCCCACGCACGTGagcgggagcagcagcaccggaggcggcggcggcggctcctccAGCGCCGTACCGACCTGCCGCAGCAGGCGCAACGGCCTCCAAGACGTCGACCTGAACACTTTCATCTCGGAGGAAATGGCGCTGCACCTGGACTCCACAGGCTCCGCCTCtgccgggggagggggagccAGGAAACGGAACTCCACCCAGTGCAGCGACGTCATCACGGACTCACCTACGCACAAACGTAACAGGCTGATCTGA
- the dctn5 gene encoding dynactin subunit 5 — protein sequence MELSELLYNKAEYIETASGNKVSRQSVLCGSQNIVLNGKTIVMNDCIIRGDLANVRVGRHCVVKSRSVIRPPFKKFSKGVAFFPLHIGDHVFIEEDCVVNAAQIGSYVHIGKNCVIGRRCVLKDCCKILDNTVLPPETVVPPFTVFSGCPGLFSGELPECTQDLMIDVTKSYYQKFLPLSQI from the exons ATGGAATTATCGGAATTACTGTACAACAAAGCAGAATACATTGAAACG GCGTCTGGCAACAAAGTGAGCAGACAGTCAGTTCTCTGTGGGAGTCAAAACATCGTCCTGAATGGCAAA ACTATCGTCATGAATGACTGCATCATCCGAGGCGACCTGGCTAATGTCAGGGTGGGCAGACACTGTGTCGTGAAGAGCCGGAGCGTCATTCGTCCACCTTTCAAGAAGTTCAGCAAAGG aGTGGCATTTTTCCCCCTGCACATCGGAGATCACGTCTTCATCGAGGAGGACTGTGTGGTCAATGCGGCGCAGATCGGTTCCTACGTTCATATTGGAAAGAATTGTGTCATA GGCCGTCGCTGTGTGTTAAAGGACTGCTGTAAGATCCTGGACAACACCGTGCTCCCCCCTGAGACTGTGGTTCCGCCTTTCACCGTCTTCTCCGGATGTCCAG GCCTGTTTTCTGGTGAGCTTCCCGAGTGCACGCAGGACTTGATGATTGATGTAACCAAGAGCTACTATCAAAAGTTCCTGCCTCTCAGTCAGATCTGA